Proteins co-encoded in one Amaranthus tricolor cultivar Red isolate AtriRed21 chromosome 7, ASM2621246v1, whole genome shotgun sequence genomic window:
- the LOC130818523 gene encoding uncharacterized protein LOC130818523, whose protein sequence is MSKRISQSKPSTFDGKGEPSELELWLREFDKLFDVVECPEELKWANSRSELLEEADGVLNWDLFKRAMREKFYPLHVRKDKSNEFARLEMGDMTVDEYYRKFMEYIKYCPDDVPTEEKKMQRFELGLSYDIQKYIECDRYNTLEQMYKRASQIGNILRKEIEKEKSNVPEKRKEGSRSSTSPGFRGDAKPAKPLLDRDGNERKYFCRRCRGNHPGKDCDRNLVECNFCHKRGHREYECYIKKGSRSQQPGGQHQQQNSNNSGRQVNLQYGNGYHGNTAQRFQRPVSGGQRRVDGNRIVGSGVQRGGNQVGGINAQPIGGRVSAVMAVPSGRLYNCDRLYKEVPLRIGKVIFPSNLYVLDMKGLEVILGMDWLGKYKATIECRKQRVSLEGPRGEKVRYRKFQKGPRTN, encoded by the exons ATGAGTAAAAGGATCAGTCAGAGCAAGCCCTCGACCTTCGATGGTAAGGGGGAACCATCGGAACTCGAGCTATGGTTGAGGGAgtttgacaaactttttgatgtagTTGAGTGCCCAGAGGAATTGAAG tgggcaaacagtagatcTGAGTTACTAGAAGAAGCTGATGGAGTCCTTAATTGGGATTTGTTTAAAAGGGCTATGCGAGAGAAATTCTACCCTTTGCACGTGAGAAAAGATAAGTCAAACGAGTTCGCTCGTTTGGAGATGGGAGACATGACTGTTGATGAATATTACCGAAAGTTTATGGAATATATTAAGTACTGTCCTGATGATGTTCccactgaggagaaaaagatgcagCGATTTGAACTGGGATTGTCATATGACATTCAAAAATATATTGAGTGCGATCGTTATAACACCCTGGAACAGATGTACAAGCGTGCGTCTCAAATAGGGAATATTCTGAGGAAGGAGATAGAAAAAGAGAAGAGTAATGTCCCTGAGAAGAGGAAAGAG GGAAGTAGGTCTAGTACAAGTCCTGGGTTTAGAGGAGACGCGAAGCCTGCTAAGCCATTACTGGACCGAGATGGCAATGAAAGGAAGTATTTCTGTAGGAGATGCAGAGGAAATCATCCGGGAAAGGATTGTGATAGGAATTTGGTTGAATGTAATTTTTGTCACAAAAGGGGACATAGGGAGTATGAATGCTACATCAAGAAAGGAAGTAGAAGTCAACAGCCGGGTGGGCAACACCAGCAGCAGAATTCAAATAACTCCGGGAGGCAAGTCAACCTGCAGTACGGAAATGGTTATCATGGAAATACTGCTCAGAGGTTTCAACGACCTGTTAGTGGGGGACAACGCCGGGTGGATGGAAACCGGATCGTAGGGTCAGGCGTGCAACGTGGGGGTAATCAAGTAGGAGGAATAAATGCACAGCCGATTGGTGGACgggtatctgcggtca TGGCTGTTCCATCGGGAAGATTGTACAATTGTGATAGATTGTATAAGGAAGTACCCTTAAGAATAGGGAAGGTCATTTTTCCTAGTaacttgtatgtgttagatatgaAAGGCTTAGAGGTAATTTTAGGGATGGACTGGTTAGGAAAATATAAAGCCACTATAGAATGTAGGAAGCAGAGAGTATCACTGGAAGGACCAAGAGGGGAAAAGGTTAGATATCGGAAATTTCAAAAAGGACCCAGAACGAATTAG